The following proteins come from a genomic window of Miscanthus floridulus cultivar M001 chromosome 2, ASM1932011v1, whole genome shotgun sequence:
- the LOC136536540 gene encoding auxin-responsive protein SAUR71-like — protein MAAVWKKPVNGSPRSAATAPSSRQALLASDQGWTPRGYVPMVLVGDEEGSEERIMVHVEMLKEPCMAAVLEMAAQQFGYGQPGVLRIPCIVDRFQQMVGGACEAR, from the coding sequence ATGGCGGCAGTGTGGAAGAAACCGGTGAACGGGAGCCCCAGGTCCGCCGCCACAGCACCCTCGTCGCGGCAAGCTTTGTTGGCCAGCGACCAGGGGTGGACCCCGAGAGGCTACGTCCCCATGGTGCTCGTCGGCGACGAGGAGGGCAGCGAGGAGAGGATCATGGTGCACGTCGAGATGCTCAAGGAGCCGTGCATGGCGGCCGTTCTGGAGATGGCCGCGCAGCAGTTCGGCTATGGTCAGCCAGGCGTGCTGAGGATCCCATGCATCGTCGACCGGTTCCAACAGATGGTCGGCGGCGCGTGCGAGGCTAGATAG